The Cydia splendana chromosome Z, ilCydSple1.2, whole genome shotgun sequence genome window below encodes:
- the LOC134804323 gene encoding zinc finger MYND domain-containing protein 10 — protein sequence MVEKDPQLSALEIGELDMFVDSIEPSRIDSIGNQVWIDWHIRLQKLNQQAVLEATSMQEELTKETLISSGKLPILVQEAICIQVWRYKVYPQILKLEPAPSSTFGIYMVLYHEAACVGLLETVLYHEDGARCLSDVIVDLLGYAVEQLTALLALLNNGYLKPQSAKELECETAPEELERRQRDLQFDISMRCITIVRYIAEHMEGAGVGASIATGLYKTNDVPSILAHLLQEAPWHRTTESGELQAFNFGRWAKPSEDERLQMHRTEVQLWLCLRQLLLEPRLAHQYPIDECRRTAFCRLQARLTENMLDQVPPLGDLKQFLCRLSVGDYSNINGCTNVKNPGCTLIEVVPQIKDSYMRQVHKRTKTLAKQQLRLFDLDGSDESRKMAKQLLESYTSDAALALDGGGAKCAKCGEAASKKCSRCKTEWYCGRECQVQQWPKHKELCDQFAKMCM from the exons ATGGTTGAGAAGGATCCTCAGCTTAGTGCTTTGGAAATAGGCGAACTAGATATGTTTGTTGACAGTATCGAACCATCCCGCATTGATAGCATAGGGAATCAAGT GTGGATCGACTGGCATATCCGACTTCAGAAACTCAACCAGCAAGCAGTGTTAGAAGCAACATCTATGCAAGAAGAACTTACCAAAGAGACTTTGATTTCCTCTGGGAAG CTACCAATTCTAGTTCAAGAAGCGATATGTATCCAAGTATGGCGGTATAAAGTTTACCCTCAAATACTGAAACTGGAACCAGCACCCTCGAGTACGTTTGGAATTTACATGGTG CTGTACCACGAAGCAGCGTGCGTTGGGCTCCTAGAGACGGTGCTGTACCACGAGGACGGCGCCCGGTGCCTGAGCGACGTCATCGTCGACCTGCTGGGGTACGCCGTGGAGCAACTCACGGCGTTGCTGGCGCTACTCAA TAACGGATATTTAAAGCCCCAGAGCGCGAAGGAGCTGGAATGCGAGACTGCACCGGAAGAGCTCGAGCGCCGACAGCGGGACCTGCAGTTTGACATCAGCATGCGGTGCATCACTATCGTGCG ATACATAGCCGAACACATGGAGGGAGCCGGAGTAGGCGCCTCCATCGCGACGGGCCTCTACAAGACCAACGACGTACCCTCAATTTTAGCCCACCTGCTGCAGGAGGCACCGTGGCACAGGACCACTGAGTCCGGCGAGCTTCAAGCCTTCAACT TCGGCCGCTGGGCAAAGCCGTCCGAAGATGAGCGACTGCAAATGCACCGCACCGAGGTGCAGCTCTGGCTGTGCCTGCGCCAGCTGCTGCTGGAGCCGAGGCTGGCGCACCAGTACCCCATCGACGAGTGCCGCCGCACCGCCTTCTGCCGG CTACAAGCGCGACTCACTGAGAATATGTTGGACCAAGTGCCGCCGCTGGGCGATCTCAAGCAGTTCCTGTGTCGTCTCTCCGTGGGAGACTACTCGAACATTAACGGCTGCACTAACGTGAAGAATCCGGGCTGCACGCTCATCGAGGTTGTGCCACAG ATAAAGGACTCATACATGCGCCAAGTGCACAAACGCACCAAAACCCTGGCCAAGCAGCAGCTCCGTCTCTTCGACTTGGACGGTAGCGACGAGTCGCGCAAGATGGCCAAGCAACTCCTGGAGTCGTATACCAGCGACGCGGCGCTGGCCTTGGACGGCGGCGGCGCCAAATGTGCCAAGTGCGGTGAGGCCGCCAGCAAGAAGTGCTCGCGGTGCAAGACCGAGTGGTACTGCGGCcg GGAATGTCAGGTGCAACAGTGGCCAAAGCACAAGGAGTTATGTGATCAATTTGCCAAAATGTGCATGTAG
- the LOC134804841 gene encoding replication factor C subunit 4: MQAFLKTGKISASAKPTPSGTKPTKKKPPAPWVEKYRPKTIEDIVDQGEVVQVLRECLSGGDLPHLLFYGPPGTGKTSAILAAARQLFGDISRDRVLELNASDERGIQVIRDKVKSFAQLTVSATRPDGRACPPYKLVILDEADSMTTAAQAALRRTMERETRTTRFCLICNYVSRIIPPITSRCSKFRFKPLARENVIMRLREICSSEGVEIGDGSVLEQAVGTCEGDLRRALTALQCCQRLLGEVTAEGLVEVTGLVPDKLVNEYLAIKNYGELEQFVDNFLMEAYSASQLLEQASAAVVCAGHLTNRQKVRISEKLAGCAHRLQDGGAEAMQLTDLGCTVIMANNDP, from the exons ATGCAGGCCTTTCTCAAAACTGGGAAAATATCAGCCTCAGCTAAGCCGACTCCGTCCGGCACCAAACCAACAAAGAAGAAACCGCCGGCACCATGGGTCGAGAAATA CCGTCCAAAAACTATTGAGGACATCGTAGATCAGGGCGAAGTAGTTCAAGTGTTGAGAGAATGCTTGTCGGGCGGCGACCTGCCGCACCTGCTGTTCTACGGGCCGCCGGGCACGGGCAAGACGAGCGCCATcctggcggcggcgcgccagctATTCGGCGACATCTCGCGCGACCGAGTGTTGGAGCTGAACGCGTCCGACGAGCGTGGCATACAGGTCATCCGGGACAAAGTCAAGTCATTTGCACAACTCACAGTCAGCGCCACCAGGCCAGA TGGAAGGGCGTGCCCTCCATACAAGCTGGTGATACTGGACGAGGCGGACTCCATGACGACCGCCGCGCAGGCGGCGCTCCGCCGCACCATGGAGCGCGAGACGCGCACTACACGCTTCTGTCTAATCTGCAACTACGTGTCTCGTATCATTCCGCCGATCACGAGTCGCTGCTCCAAATTCAGATTTAAGCCACTGGCGAGAGAAAATGTTATAATGAG GCTGCGAGAGATCTGCTCGTCGGAGGGCGTGGAGATCGGAGACGGGTCTGTGCTGGAGCAGGCGGTGGGCACGTGCGAGGGCGACCTGCGCCGCGCGCTCACCGCGCTGCAGTGCTGCCAGCGCCTGCTCGGGGAGGTCACGGCCGAGGGACTCGTCGAG gTGACTGGTTTGGTACCCGATAAACTAGTCAACGAGTACCTGGCTATCAAGAACTACGGGGAACTGGAACAGTTTGTTGACAA TTTCCTAATGGAAGCGTATTCGGCGTCGCAGCTGCTGGAGCAGGCGTCGGCGGCGGTGGTGTGCGCCGGGCACCTGACCAACCGGCAGAAGGTGCGCATCAGCGAGAAACTGGCGGGGTGCGCGCACCGCCTGCAGGACGGCGGCGCCGAGGCCATGCAGCTCACCGACCTGGGCTGTACCGTCATCATGGCCAACAACGACCCCTGA